In Bacteroidales bacterium, one genomic interval encodes:
- the pyrF gene encoding orotidine-5'-phosphate decarboxylase, with amino-acid sequence MNRETLIKNIFNKRSVLCVGLDADVTKLPLSLKGDVLEFNRQIIDATIDLSVAYKINTAFYEALGSKGWDIMQKTVSYIRSLSSDVFIIADAKRADIGNTSQQYAKAFFDKLGLNVDAVTVSPYLGKDSIDPFFSYPGKWVIILALTSNSGAEDFQLIPLQNGKLLFEVVTEKAISWGNIDNTMLVVGATQIEYLAKIRKIAPHHFLLIPGIGAQGGDLQKVLEKTFHPEHANILINISRSIIFASNESSFALSARNNAMKIVQEMRKIIDI; translated from the coding sequence ATGAATAGAGAAACTCTTATAAAAAACATTTTTAATAAAAGATCCGTCCTTTGCGTAGGACTTGACGCTGATGTAACCAAACTACCACTATCCCTCAAAGGTGATGTCCTCGAATTTAATCGTCAGATCATTGATGCAACCATAGACCTTTCAGTTGCTTACAAAATTAATACTGCTTTTTACGAAGCACTTGGCAGTAAAGGATGGGATATTATGCAAAAAACAGTTTCATATATTCGTTCTCTTTCTTCAGATGTATTTATCATTGCCGATGCAAAGCGAGCTGACATTGGCAATACCTCTCAACAATATGCCAAAGCTTTTTTTGATAAATTAGGTTTAAATGTTGATGCCGTCACGGTTTCTCCATATCTTGGAAAAGATTCCATTGATCCTTTTTTTTCATATCCAGGTAAATGGGTAATCATACTAGCACTTACTTCCAATTCTGGTGCAGAAGATTTTCAATTAATACCTCTACAAAATGGAAAATTGCTTTTTGAAGTAGTAACAGAAAAAGCAATTAGTTGGGGCAATATAGATAACACCATGTTGGTCGTTGGTGCCACGCAAATAGAATACTTAGCAAAGATTCGTAAAATTGCCCCACATCATTTTCTCCTTATCCCTGGTATTGGAGCACAAGGTGGTGATCTTCAGAAAGTATTAGAAAAAACTTTTCATCCTGAACACGCTAATATCTTGATTAATATTTCAAGAAGCATTATATTTGCAAGTAATGAAAGTTCTTTTGCACTATCAGCAAGAAATAATGCTATGAAAATTGTTCAAGAAATGCGAAAAATTATAGACATATGA
- the prfA gene encoding peptide chain release factor 1 gives MNLLDKLEDLYKKYLALQEKLNDPVIIQDIKKFISINKEYKELEPIANAYLNYKKILSDLAASKDILINEKDEELRMLARAEIDELSRKKEILENEIKILLLPADPQDKKNAIIEIRAGTGGDEASLFAGDLFRMYTRYAEKNKWKYEVVDFTEGTKGGFKEIIFNIIGDHAYGTLKFESGVHRVQRVPETEAQGRIHTSAASVVVFPEADEFDVEIKENEIKKETFCSSGHGGQSVNTTYSAVRLTHIPTGIVVSCQDERSQIRNFEKALKILRSRVFELEYKKYLDNIAKQRKTMVSTGDRSAKIRTYNFPQNRVTDHRIGLTIYNLQSIMDGNLDELIDALQIAENAEKLKTFEIYE, from the coding sequence ATGAATTTACTTGACAAATTAGAAGACTTATACAAAAAATATCTAGCACTACAGGAAAAATTAAACGATCCCGTCATAATTCAGGATATTAAAAAATTCATTTCCATTAACAAAGAATATAAGGAACTTGAACCTATAGCAAATGCCTACCTCAACTACAAAAAAATTTTATCAGATCTCGCTGCTAGCAAAGACATTCTTATCAATGAAAAAGATGAGGAGCTCAGAATGCTTGCTCGAGCAGAAATAGATGAGCTCAGTCGTAAAAAAGAGATACTGGAAAACGAAATCAAAATCTTACTTCTCCCAGCAGACCCTCAAGACAAGAAAAATGCCATCATTGAAATTCGTGCTGGTACAGGGGGCGATGAAGCTAGTCTTTTCGCAGGAGACCTTTTTAGAATGTATACCAGGTATGCAGAAAAGAACAAATGGAAATATGAAGTGGTTGACTTTACTGAAGGTACTAAAGGAGGATTCAAAGAAATTATATTTAATATCATAGGAGACCATGCCTACGGCACGTTGAAGTTTGAGTCAGGTGTTCATCGTGTGCAACGCGTGCCTGAGACAGAAGCTCAAGGTCGTATTCATACTTCTGCAGCATCTGTTGTTGTTTTTCCCGAAGCCGATGAATTCGATGTTGAAATTAAGGAAAATGAAATAAAAAAAGAGACTTTCTGCTCGTCAGGTCACGGAGGTCAATCTGTCAATACGACCTACTCAGCCGTAAGACTAACTCACATTCCTACCGGCATCGTTGTGAGCTGTCAGGACGAACGAAGTCAAATTCGAAATTTTGAAAAAGCTCTCAAAATTCTTCGAAGCAGAGTTTTTGAATTAGAATACAAAAAATATCTTGACAACATAGCAAAGCAAAGAAAAACTATGGTTTCCACCGGAGACCGATCAGCAAAGATCCGTACTTATAATTTTCCTCAAAACAGAGTTACAGATCATAGAATAGGACTTACGATTTATAATTTGCAATCCATCATGGATGGAAATCTTGACGAACTTATAGATGCTCTTCAAATTGCAGAAAATGCAGAAAAATTAAAAACATTCGAAATCTATGAATAG
- a CDS encoding AIR synthase-related protein gives MTFNKYKARGVSSEKEEVENAVKNLQIGIPHTFCRLYEYSSNVLLSLHADGAGTKSSLAYVYWKTTGDISVWQGLAQDAIVMNTDDLICVGMADRFFISSTIGRNKNLIPSEVIEQIIEGNIRFKEKMAKFGIEIILTGGETADIGDLVRTIVVDANALGFIEKTNIIQNSNIQVGDVIVGLSSFGKSAWEDEYNSGIGSNGLTSARHDLLNKSIGEMFPESYDPSITPYAYNGHYFLTDPSPIPGLNIGKLLLSPTRTYLPLFKTIFRYHRKDIHGMVHCTGGGQFKTLKYIPSLMVIKDNLFPIPPVFQLIMESGTTLEEMYSTFNMGHRLEIFCQEQTAQRIISISQDVGIDAQIIGYCKPFDKPAILLKTCKGEIFKEKNL, from the coding sequence ATGACTTTTAATAAATATAAAGCAAGAGGTGTTTCTTCTGAAAAGGAAGAGGTTGAAAATGCTGTTAAGAATCTTCAAATAGGAATTCCTCATACCTTTTGTAGACTTTATGAATACTCCAGCAATGTTTTACTTTCACTGCATGCCGATGGAGCAGGCACCAAATCTTCCCTAGCCTATGTTTATTGGAAAACAACTGGTGATATTTCAGTTTGGCAAGGCTTAGCTCAAGATGCTATTGTGATGAATACCGACGATTTGATCTGTGTTGGAATGGCAGATAGATTTTTTATTAGTTCTACCATTGGACGCAATAAAAATCTTATCCCCAGCGAAGTTATAGAACAAATTATAGAAGGAAACATTCGTTTCAAAGAAAAAATGGCCAAGTTCGGCATAGAGATTATTTTAACTGGTGGAGAAACTGCAGATATTGGAGATTTGGTTCGTACCATCGTAGTAGATGCTAATGCTCTTGGCTTTATTGAAAAAACAAATATTATACAAAATTCTAACATCCAGGTAGGTGATGTTATCGTCGGACTTTCATCTTTCGGAAAATCAGCCTGGGAAGATGAGTACAATAGCGGCATCGGCAGTAACGGTCTTACCTCGGCCAGACATGATTTATTAAACAAAAGCATTGGAGAAATGTTTCCTGAATCTTACGATCCTTCTATAACTCCTTATGCATACAATGGTCATTACTTTCTCACTGATCCATCTCCAATCCCTGGGCTCAACATAGGAAAACTACTCTTATCCCCTACTCGTACCTATCTTCCACTTTTCAAAACTATTTTCCGTTATCATAGAAAAGATATACATGGCATGGTGCATTGCACAGGAGGAGGCCAATTCAAAACACTTAAATACATCCCATCCCTTATGGTCATCAAAGACAATCTCTTTCCAATTCCACCTGTTTTCCAGTTAATCATGGAAAGCGGAACAACACTTGAAGAAATGTATTCCACCTTCAATATGGGACATCGACTCGAAATTTTCTGCCAAGAACAAACTGCTCAACGCATTATTTCCATCTCACAAGATGTAGGCATTGATGCTCAAATTATTGGGTATTGTAAACCATTTGACAAACCTGCCATTTTGCTGAAAACTTGCAAAGGTGAAATATTTAAAGAAAAAAATCTATGA